A region from the Halichondria panicea chromosome 11, odHalPani1.1, whole genome shotgun sequence genome encodes:
- the LOC135344341 gene encoding insulin-degrading enzyme-like, protein MAHGSIQMDEDIIKSPNDDKTYGYMPLGNGLKVLLVSDPLTEKAAAALSVRVGYLSDPDVIPGLAHLCEHMLFLGTEKYPSENEYTQFLSHHGGSSNAFTTGEYTTYYFDVACEHLHEALDRFSQFFHCPLFNADSKDREINAVDSENNKNLQVDTWRFRQVCHTLSRPRHPYGKFGTGSKVTLETRPQELGLDVREELLQFHSQHYSSNLMALVVLGKESINELASLTQQLYTPIINRDIPIPEFPLHPYSEDQLQIWIEYVPIKELRKLDMEFPLPDLSAYYHSDPTYYVSHLIGHEGPGSLLSYLKARGWCRNLGAGQRGGAKGFSFFSISMDMTVAGEDHIEEIVTAVFQYIAMLRQKGPQEWVFQECADLNSIDFRFQDKLKPKNYVTAITRLLHEFPAREVLSGCYLLTEFRPDLIQLVLDKLHPRYLRVGVVSQRYEGKTSYTEPWYNSQYNTRKIDQVLINGWSSVCPIKELYLPAENEFIPTDFDLVPLDKDQASAVPKLVVDSEMCKVWFKQDDTFFCPKACVYFQISTVMAYKDPTCSCLASLFIRLLVEDLNEFAYNAEISGISYNISLSVYGIIVQISGYNHKQPILLSKIMSKLSKFTVDDKQFEIEKEVLTRQLRNFKAEQPHTHAKYYLSLLTDNMAWTKEELASAVEVTNSEQLQQFLPELLAQVHVEALVHGNISLQRCLEMVSIVETALRNKAGSVPIHQSQIPRHREVKLPDGASFCYSTINEVHKSCCIELYLQVGPEETRLNMLLELLAQVLQEPFFDTLRTKEQLGYIVASGLKRSNGVQGIAFIVQSDKPAEFVEKRTEVFLLNAKEILSTLCTETFERHKKAVSVKRTEKPKKLIAECNKYWSEISTQQYYFNRDEEEVKFLETVSVEDLTKFFKDYVASDAPFRHKLIIHIVPLSDGSSVLSDEVDGPTSEAGTDETDHHHLQEAVQIVDFSSFKNSLTVYPSVEPYISTLLS, encoded by the exons ATGGCTCATGGTAGCATTCAAATGGATGAGGACATTATTAAGTCTCCCAATGATGACAAGACATATGG ATACATGCCGCTTGGTAACGGGCTGAAGGTATTGCTAGTCAGTGATCCTTTGACTGAGAAGGCTGCTGCTGCTCTCTCTGTCAGAGTTG gttacCTCTCGGACCCTGATGTCATTCCAGGTCTTGCCCACCTATGTGAGCACATGCTCTTTCTGGGGACAGAAAAG tATCCCTCGGAGAATGAATACACACAG TTTCTGTCACATCACGGGGGGTCATCCAATGCTTTCACTACGGGGGAGTATACCACGTACTACTTTGATGTTGCCTGTGAGCACCTCCATGAAGCACTAGACAG GTTCTCCCAGTTCTTTCACTGTCCTCTGTTTAATGCTGACTCCAAAGACAGGGAGATCAATGCAGTGGACTCTG AGAACAATAAGAATCTCCAAGTTGACACATGGAGGTTTCGTCAGGTCTGCCACACCCTCTCTCGACCTAGACACCCCTACGGCAAGTTCGGCACCG GCAGTAAGGTCACGCTAGAGACCCGGCCCCAAGAGCTTGGCTTGGATGTACGTGAGGAACTGCTTCAGTTCCACTCTCAGCACTACTCCTCCAACCTTATGGCTCTTGTAGTGCTCGGAAAAG AGTCTATCAACGAGCTCGCCTCGCTGACTCAACAATTGTATACTCCGATAATCAACAGGGACATCCCTATTCCTGAGTTCCCCCTACACCCTTACTCAGAGGACCAACTTCAG ATTTGGATAGAGTACGTGCCCATAAAGGAGCTAAGGAAGCTGGATATGGAGTTCCCACTACCTGACCTCTCTGCCTACTACCACTCtgat CCGACATATTACGTTTCCCACCTAATTGGTCACGAGGGCCCTGGCAGTCTTCTCTCCTATCTCAAGGCCAGAGGGTGGTGTAGGAACCTCGGTGCTGGGCAGAGAGGTGGGGCTAAAGGTTTCTCTTTCTTTAGTATCAGCATGGACATGACGGTTGCTGGTGAAG ATCACATCGAGGAAATAGTAACAGCGGTGTTCCAGTACATTGCTATGCTCAGACAAAAGGGACCGCAAGAGTGGGTGTTCCAAGAGTGTGCC GACCTGAATTCCATCGACTTCAGATTCCAAGACAAGCTTAAACCAAAAAACTATGTGACTGCTATCACACGCTTATTACAT GAGTTTCCTGCTCGTGAGGTTTTATCAGGCTGTTACCTTTTGACCGAGTTCAGGCCAGACCTCATCCAACTAGTACTGGATAAGTTGCATCCTCGGTATTTGAGAGTGGGGGTCGTGAGTCAGCGCTATGAGGGCAAGACCAGCTACACCGAACCATGGTACAACTCTCAGTACAATACGAGGAAGATTGACCAAGTTCTTATCAATGGATGGAGTTCTGTTTGTCCAATTAAAGAGCTCTATTTACCAGCCGAAAATGAGTTTATACCGACGGACTTTGACCTTGTGCCTTTGGATAAAGACCAAGCGTCAGCGGTGCCTAAGCTTGTTGTT GACAGTGAGATGTGCAAAGTTTGGTTCAAACAAGATGACACCTTCTTTTGCCCCAAGGCCTGCGTCTATTTTCAAATCTCAAC AGTCATGGCGTACAAGGACCCAACCTGTTCCTGTTTAGCCTCTCTCTTCATTCGATTGCTTGTGGAGGATCTCAATGAGTTTGCTTACAATGCTGAAATATCAGGGATCAGCTATAACATCTCACTGTCTGTCTATGGCATCATT GTCCAAATTAGTGGCTACAACCATAAGCAACCCATCCTGCTCTCGAAGATCATGAGCAAGTTGTCCAAATTCACTGTGGATGACAAGCAGTTTGAGATTGAGAAGGAAGTGCTAACCAGGCAGTTGAGGAACTTCAAAGCTGAGCAGCCGCACACACACGCCAAGTACTACCTTAGTCTGCTCACTGACAACATGGCATGGACCAAAGAAGAGCTTGCATCAGCTGtagaag TGACCAATAGTGAGCAGCTACAGCAGTTCCTACCAGAGCTGCTCGCTCAAGTCCATGTTGAGGCCCTTGTCCACGGCAACATTTCACTACAG AGATGCCTGGAAATGGTGAGCATCGTTGAGACAGCCCTGCGTAATAAGGCTGGCTCAGTGCCCATTCATCAGAGTCAGATACCAAGACACAGAGAAGTCAAACTGCCAGACG GTGCTTCTTTCTGTTACTCTACTATTAACGAAGTTCACAAGTCTTGCTGTATTGAGCTCTATCTTCAG GTGGGTCCTGAGGAGACTCGGCTGAACATGCTGCTGGAGCTCCTGGCTCAGGTCTTGCAGGAGCCATTCTTTGACACGCTGAGAACAAAAGAGCAACTTG GCTACATTGTTGCTAGTGGTTTGAAGAGGTCCAATGGAGTCCAGGGAATTGCGTTCATTGTCCAATCAGACAAACCAGCCGAGTTTGTGGAGAAGAGGACTGAAGTGTTCTTGCTCAATGCTAAG gaaataCTCTCAACATTGTGTACTGAGACATTTGAGCGTCACAAGAAAGCCGTCTCTGTGAAGAGGACTGAGAAACCAAAGAAACTCATTGCAGAATGCAATAAGTACTGGTCTGAGATCAGTACTCAGCAGTACTACTTCAACAGAg ATGAAGAGGAGGTGAAGTTCTTGGAAACTGTCAGTGTAGAAGATTTGACAAAGTTCTTTAAG GACTATGTTGCTTCTGACGCTCCCTTCAGACACAAGCTGATAATACACATTGTACCTTTGAGTGATGGAAGTAGTGTGCTCAGTGATGAGGTGGATGGCCCCACTAGTGAGGCGGGAACTGACGAAACTGACCATCACCACTTGCAAGag GCTGTACAAATAGTGGATTTTTCAAGTTTCAAGAATTCTCTAACTGTATACCCTTCTGTGGAACCATACATATCAACGCTTCTTTCATAG
- the LOC135344674 gene encoding small ribosomal subunit protein mS35-like — protein sequence MYVIMYSTSSSLLSWIGKSINGIPCLCRLSISATINKEPSNSGRRGKKPPGGSSGNWKRTRRGPMMSPYKVDDVNMISDWSSLYQAQRPYDPYIIPLPIRMGRPEKGKVPPPAVGNLELMKIPNFFHLTPIAIQKHCKALKPLCTPWPDNLPQMPLKIETRNYVFPGTTVRHPGARKVTLNVRLSDLMLTDHARNKMILLAGHCYNPDSSTIRLVGKRCPTRKQNQEYVMYLLKVLYLESNRVEPWELSNDEECAG from the exons ATGTACGTGATTATGTATTCTACAAGCTCTTCACTGCTGTCCTGGATTGGCAAGAGCATTAATGGAATACCATGTCTCTGCCGGCTTTCGatatctgccactattaataAGGAGCCAAGTAATTCTGGAAGAA GAGGAAAAAAACCTCCTGGAGGGTCAAGTGGAAATTGGAAGCGTACTCGCCGGGGACCAATGATGTCTCCTTATAAG GTGGATGATGTAAATATGATCTCTGATTGGTCGTCTCTCTACCAAGCTCAAAGACCTTACGATCCCTACATTATACCCCTTCCCATTCGCATGGGCCGTCCAGAAAAGGGGAAAGTCCCTCCCCCGGCTGTAGGAAATCTGGAACTAATGAAA ATTCCAAATTTTTTTCATCTTACTCCAATTGCGATTCAGAAACACTGCAAGGCATTGAAAC CTCTTTGCACTCCCTGGCCGGATAATCTTCCACAGATGCCTCTCAAAATAGAGACCAGGAATTATGTGTTCCCAGGCACTACTGTCCGCCACCCAGGAGCCCGTAAAGTGACACTCAAT GTACGCTTGAGTGACCTCATGCTCACAGATCACGCAAGAAACAAGATGATCCTGTTGGCTGGACACTGTTACAATCCTGACAGTAGTACCATCAGACTTGTAGGAAAACG GTGCCCCACAAGGAAGCAAAACCAAGAATATGTTATGTACCTACTAAAAGTACTCTATTTGGAGTCAAAC CGAGTAGAGCCTTGGGAGCTGTCCAACGATGAAGAGTGTGCCGGTTGA